AAAGCTCAAGTTACAGCCCTGAAATGTTTGGTTAATAAACAACCAATATTAGAAACCTATCAAGTGGctataaataattctataAAAAACCAACCGGACTTCAGAAAACTGTTGAAAAGTTTGAGTGACCATTTGAAAGTGAAAACCATTAAACAACAATCCTTATCCCAATCACAGACAGAAGGCCAAGAACAACTTCAAATCCAGTCAAAAGCTCAACAGAACCAGGTAAGCCAACAAAATTTGCAAACTCCATCAAATATTCCAGCATATCAAGCTCCCCCACATCAACAGGAGAATGTCAGCAAACCTGCAGGTAAACGAGCtcaaaatacaaataatggAGGAGTtgacaataataacaatatgAAAACTGAGCTAAATAGGggaaatataaatcaaacACAAAATCTAGCGCAATTATCACGCAATGCATCAAGTTCccaaattaataatacagATCAGATATCGAAAAAAGTTGttaatttagatattgTTGGAAAGGAAGGAAGTATACCTTTTCAATCCGAGATCAAGCCTGAACTTAAACCAACTCCAGTGATCCTTGATGAAGAACCACCAAAGCATGAGATACCTATTCCATTTACGatgtttaaaaaattacatCCAACCATCGAAAGAGtagaagaaatagaaaacCCGGACGTGATGGTGGACTCATTTACATTACCTGATTTAGACGATAGGCCAGTCAGCTACGATGCTCTTTTTTCTACACCAAATAACGTAGCAAGTACTATTGAACCTGGTTTATTACCACCCGGTGTAGATATCCATGGAATTACAGAATTGTATCAAACGTTGATTGCATTAAATATCGATACCACCGTTGATAATTGCTTATCcgaattattaaatgaagatCTTGATTCAAAATCGAAAGAAGATGCTCAGTATGATTATTATGCATTGCAATCATTGCCACTTCAGAAGGCTGTAAGAGGTCATCTTTTGGAATTCGAATGGCACCAAAATAACCTTTTAACTAACAGTTATCCTAACTTTTTGTCTAAAATGAGAAACGTTAATATACAAGATGCAATTATGACAGAggaattatattataaaaatcaagtccaacaaaatgaaaaagagAGAGTTGGAAAAGCGAAGCAATTAGAAGCCGTAACTAAATTGTCATCAAATCTCTATACTAAGAATATTGATAGAAGATCGAAACGTATTAAATTTGGTCACAAATTGATTAATGCTCATACCAATTACgaaaaagaagaacagAAAAGAATCGAAAGACAAGCCAAAGAACGTTTACAAGCTTTGAAAGCTAACGATGAAGAGgcttatataaaattattggatCAAACAAAAGATACAAGAATTACGCATTTGTtaaaacaaacaaattCCTTTTTAGATTCTTTAGCCGTAGCGGTTAAAGATCAACAAAAGCatacaaaaaatatgattgATTCACATACCCATGATGAACAAGGAGAACTTCCAGAACTTACGAAACTAGATTCGAATACTGTATCTGacaatgatgatgaaactAATGATAATGTCGATTATTATAGTGTTGCTCATAAAATACAGGAAGTTATCAAAGTTCAACCATCAATTTTAGTTGGCGGTACCTTAAAAgaatatcaattgaaagGTTTACAATGGATGGTATCCTTATTTAACAATCATCTTAATGGTATCCTGGCAGATGAAATGGGTTTGGGTAAGACTATTCAAACCATCTCTTTGTTAACTTATTTATATGAAGTGAAGCAGGTACATGGTCCATTTTTAGTTATTGTACCATTATCTACTATGACAAATTGGAGTACTGAATTTGAGAAATGGGCTCCCACATTGAGAactatttcttttaaaggTTCACcaaatgaaagaaaaatgaaacaagCATACATTAAGAATGGCGATTTTGACGTTGTTCTAACAACATTTGagtatattattaaagaaaaagcaTTATTATCGAAGATTAAATGGATTCATATGGTTATTGATGAAGGTCATAGAATGAAAAATGCTCAGTCTAAACTTTCCTTAACTTTAAACACATTCTACCATTCAGATTATAGGTTGATCTTAACAGGTACAccattacaaaataatttaccTGAATTATGGGCATTATTGAATTTCGTTTTACCAAAAATTTTCAACTCAGTAAAATCTTTTGATGAATGGTTTAATACACCATTTGCAAACACCGGAGGTCAGGATAAAATTGATCTgacagaagaagaaacacTTTTGATTATTAGAAGATTACACAAAGTTTTAAGACCATTTTTATTGCGTCGTTTGAAGAAAGATGTAGAAAAGGACTTACCAGATAAGGTTGAAAAAGTAATTAAATGTAAAATGAGCGCATTACAAAAGACTATGTATGAACAAATGTTAAAGCATCGTCGTTTGTTTGTCGGGGAGCAGGTAAACAAGAAGATGGTTGGGTTACGTGGTTTCAATAACCAACTTatgcaattaaaaaaaatttgtaaCCATCCTTTTGTATTTGAAGCTGTCGAAGACCAAATCAACCCATCAAGAGAGACAAACGATGAAATTTGGAGGGTTGCTGGTAAGTTTGAATTATTGGAACGTGTTCTACCTAAGTTAAAAGCTACTGGCCACAGagttttgatttttttccaaatgACCCAAATTATGGATATAATGGAAGACTTTTTAAGATACAGCAATTTGAAGTATTTGAGACTAGATGGTCATACAAAGGCAGATGAGCGTAGTGAAATGTTACCCTTGTTTAACAAACCCGACTCtgattatttttgttttattctATCAACAAGAGCTGGTGGTTTAGGTTTGAATTTACAAACTGCAGACACTGTTATTATCTTCGACACAGATTGGAACCCACATCAAGATTTACAAGCACAAGATCGTGCTCATAGAATCGGTCAAAAGAATGAAGTTAGGATCTTAAGATTAATTACTGAAAATTCTGTTGAAGAAGTCATTTTAGAGAAAGCACATAAAAAATTGGACATTGATGGTAAAGTTATTCAAGCAGGTAagtttgataataaatctaCAGCTGAAGAACAAGAAGCATTATTAAGATCTTTACTTGAAGCAGAAGATGCTCGTAAGAGAAGAAGGGAAGAAGGTCTTGATGATGAAGGTGAAGAGATGGATGACaaagaattaaatgatttattgGCAAGAAGCAGTGACGAACTTGTAGTTTTTGCAAAATTAGATGAAGAACGTGCTCGTTCAGACTTAGAAAAAGGTATTACTGAAAGATTATTCGATTCATCTGAGTTACCAGAAATTTACCGCCAAGACATGGGTGTTGAAATTGAGAAGGAAGAAgcagaaaagaaaaaggaATATCATGGTAAAAGAGCTAACAGGAAAATCCAGACATACTCCGATTCCCAATCTGAAGCTCAATGGTTGAAACAATTTGAGGTTAGTGACGGCGAAGACGGCCCTAGCCATTACGATGAAGAAGGTCGCGATCGTTACAATGAAATAGGTCCTAACCCTCATGCTGAAGGTAGTACTAACACTGATACTGAAGAAGGTGCCAATGATGACAAcgaaaatgaatttaacGATATTGCTATGGAGGTAGACTCAACCATTAAATCAGAAAGTGATGAAAAGAAACGTAAACTAGAAATCAATTATGAAGTTTCTAAAAAACCAAAGCTTGATGAAGAAGTAGTTCCAGAAGACACTAGTGTCACAGCAAGAGATAACAATGTGAGTGCAGACTCCCTAAACAAACACCCTCTAACCAGTACTGATGTTGATAGACATGCTTTGTCTGATCATGAAGATACATACAGCGACCAACCAGATTTACTTGCAACAAAAGGTAAAGGCCGTGGGAGAGGCAGAGGCCGTGGCAGACCTCGCGGTCGCGGTCGCGGTCGACCTCGAGGACGTGGAACTGGAAGAGGTGGAATGTCTGCTACTTCAAAGCGTGGGTTGAATTTCATTCGTAACCCAACATCCTCATCAGAACCTTTAGCAAAAAGAGAAGAGATATCCAAATTAGCGGAAACATTATATAACTATGCTTTCAACTATAAAAACTCTGATGGAAGGAATCTTTCCGACATATTTATGGTAAAACCTTCCAAGAGGTTATATCCTGACTACTACATGATTATTAAATACCCAATGGCTTTGGAAAACATTAAGACTCACTCTGAAACTTATGCATACAATAATACCTCCGaaattttagaagatttccatttaattttttctaatgCCAGAATATATAATCATGAGGATTCCTTGGTTTATAAAGACTCCTTGGAATTAGAGAAAGCAATTCAAGAAGAATACAAAAAACTGACTGGGGACACTGCAGAACTAGATTTCAGTACGTTCGAAGAACACTACTGTAGCAAACCTTTATCTGAACTAGCTACACAGGAACAAAAACCTGATGGAAAAACCAAATCAATGATTGCAGAATCACAAGATAAAGAAGAGACAAAAGCAGCCTCTCCACAAGACATACCACGCAATccagaaataaaaaaagcAAATGAGAAGAGTAATGAAGATAAGCCACAAGATAATTTAACCACATCTGATTCACTCGAGAGCACTTCAGATtccaaagaagaaacaacTGGACTTTTAGTCAAAGAAACCACAGAAGGTTAGCTTCAAGTTCCACATTACGGAGGAACTCAACAGTTTCTCCACATTATACATCCCATGTATAGTTTGTATTTCAAGTTAATTCGTTACATGTATTTAGTAATATAATAGTTGTATCATTATTAGCCATCTCTATATGCACATATCCATGTAGAAGTAAGACGGGAGCTATACATTAGTTTCGTTTAAAGAGTTCATTCGTGACTGCAAAATCTTACATATCTTGCAGAAGCAAATTCGGTAATAGTAGCACCGTCGAAAACTGAAATGTTTCTAATCATTTAAGGATAGTCAAGACCATTAAATAAGACTAATTAAGTTGTGGTATCAATTGCTTGCGACTCAGTTATGGCTTCGAATGTGATTTGGAAGgtcattatttaaacaCTCATTGCCACCAGTTCAtagaaatatatcaaatatataacgTTACCAATGTCTCAAGGAAGAAAAGCTGCTGAAAGGTTAAGTGGAAAGATAGTTTTAATTACTGGCGCCTCTTCAGGCATTGGCGAAGCTACTGCGATTGACTATTTAGAGGCTACTAATGGCGATATAAAGTTAATTTTAACAGCTAGAAGATTTGAGGTTTTAAAAACTTTGAAGGGTAAGATCGCTAAAGACTATCCAAAGGCAAGTGTTCACATCGAGACATTAGATGTCACTCGAACAGAAACTATTGAACCATTTATTGCCAATTTACCAGAAGAATTCAAAAGCATCGATATCCTTATTAACAATGCTGGCAAGGCTCTTGGATCTGATGCCGTTGGCTCCATTGATACTGAGGATATCAGGGGTATGATGGACACTAATGTCATTGGACTAATCGCTATGACACAAGCTGTCCTTCCTATTATGAAGGCCAAAAATTCAGGTGATATTGTCAACCTTGGTTCCATTGCTGGGTTGGATGCATACCCTACTGGATCAATTTATTGTGCCTCCAAGTTTGCAGTCAGAGGATTCACTCACAGTTtaagaaaagaattaatCAACACTAAGATCAGGGTTTTTTTGATAGCTCCTGGTTTAGTTGAAACTGAATTTTCTGTAGTCAGATATAAAGGTGATAAGAATGCAGCCGATTCTGTTTATAATAACCTAGAGCCATTGAGTGCTGAAGATATCTCTGATTTGATTGTTTATTCCACTTCAAGAAGACAAAATACAGTAGTTGCAGATACATTGATCTTTCCAACATGCCAAGCTTCTGCTTCCCATATCTATCGCGAgactatataaatagattAACTGAGGATATAACATTAGTGctgaaatatataagtgCATATATACCTAAATATCCACATAACCAGACGTAGGGGTACATATGtataatcattatttactaGGAATTATTCCAGAGCTGATTCCAGATGATCCAAGTACTTCTGAAATGCATGATAGTCCATGCTACTCTCCATGCCTTCATACCTTATAACCTCTACAAAATACTTTTCATAATTATCCAAAACAgttgatatatttgtaaGACAGCCTGCTTTCTctatcaaatattcaaacgTTGTATGTTTATCCCATCCTTGTTCTTTCATAACTTCAGGCAAAAATGTAGCACTGACGATACTCTTTGATATCGGATCTCTGTATTTCAACTCAATTCCATGTTTCCCAATGATCCAGTCATTGATGTTACCATTCTTGTGATTTGATTTATTGCTGTAGATTGTTGTAAAACTATGTAAAATATTGCAAGTACACTTCAACCTCGGCAATTCCTTCTCTTCAATACTTGGGAATCTGGAGTCTTCCAAGGCAGCAATCAACgtgtatttatatatccCTTCCAGTAGAGGTAGCTTAGCAAAAGTACCAATACACCCCCTTAAAGCATAATCATCGTCATTACTGAATGGTAAGcttctcttcttcttcttcttccaaGTTATGAACAACGACTTAGGGACAGAATGATCTAGTAATCTATAATTGGGATATGCATTTAAACATATCTTGTTGAATATCTCTTTGCATTGTTTAGCATTGTATTCTTCACTGGGGTTCCTGAAGTAGTGATAAAGTGTCCACATAGAGAACAAAACATATGGAGAGCCCTCATCTAAACCTACAGAAGACATCTTTGTAACACAAGCAATGCCTACTATACAGATTGGTTCCTTTCATGTATAACACTGTCTGTATTTTAGCAATACAACCTTTTAATATCCAGTTTATCTTATAAGCTCGTTCTGCGATTACAGTTTTGACGGGAACTATTTATAACACTTTCTTGCCTAAAAGAATCTTACAATGGTTGCATGTAGGTGTCCAGGTTGGGTATTTGTAAAAGCTAGATCAGGATATTCTGTAAGAAGAAGGTGTTCCCTTGAATTTAAGTATCGATTTGTTGCCAGGCGATTTTAAAGTTGAGCAGTGAGATCAGAATTGAAAGGACGGTCAACAGTTGCGATTTACTGGAATAGACAAGATAGTTTGAACTGAGTTTGATAATTGCTAATTACTATTTGCAATGTTAGTCGGTACTATATTGAGAGTTGTATTTAT
The window above is part of the Tetrapisispora phaffii CBS 4417 chromosome 7, complete genome genome. Proteins encoded here:
- the SNF2 gene encoding SWI/SNF catalytic subunit SNF2 (similar to Saccharomyces cerevisiae SNF2 (YOR290C); ancestral locus Anc_8.753), which produces MEVPQRQFTREEINRCYLRWQQLRNEHGENAPNIPEFIYFTKVLQAAAKQQHTLKQQQLSSDTDQNNAAQSAAPGTTGPNIITQEPMVVNNRNDSGRNPNMNDLSPTSSQSIPTKQGYTDARGDNTKGLNQNSMPLTSTGNEQNSKTQNILGQAPTPGAGDHSAFNSKTQMNQHQQQQQQQQQQQQQQQQQQQPLGRIAFDQAHVLKAQVTALKCLVNKQPILETYQVAINNSIKNQPDFRKLLKSLSDHLKVKTIKQQSLSQSQTEGQEQLQIQSKAQQNQVSQQNLQTPSNIPAYQAPPHQQENVSKPAGKRAQNTNNGGVDNNNNMKTELNRGNINQTQNLAQLSRNASSSQINNTDQISKKVVNLDIVGKEGSIPFQSEIKPELKPTPVILDEEPPKHEIPIPFTMFKKLHPTIERVEEIENPDVMVDSFTLPDLDDRPVSYDALFSTPNNVASTIEPGLLPPGVDIHGITELYQTLIALNIDTTVDNCLSELLNEDLDSKSKEDAQYDYYALQSLPLQKAVRGHLLEFEWHQNNLLTNSYPNFLSKMRNVNIQDAIMTEELYYKNQVQQNEKERVGKAKQLEAVTKLSSNLYTKNIDRRSKRIKFGHKLINAHTNYEKEEQKRIERQAKERLQALKANDEEAYIKLLDQTKDTRITHLLKQTNSFLDSLAVAVKDQQKHTKNMIDSHTHDEQGELPELTKLDSNTVSDNDDETNDNVDYYSVAHKIQEVIKVQPSILVGGTLKEYQLKGLQWMVSLFNNHLNGILADEMGLGKTIQTISLLTYLYEVKQVHGPFLVIVPLSTMTNWSTEFEKWAPTLRTISFKGSPNERKMKQAYIKNGDFDVVLTTFEYIIKEKALLSKIKWIHMVIDEGHRMKNAQSKLSLTLNTFYHSDYRLILTGTPLQNNLPELWALLNFVLPKIFNSVKSFDEWFNTPFANTGGQDKIDLTEEETLLIIRRLHKVLRPFLLRRLKKDVEKDLPDKVEKVIKCKMSALQKTMYEQMLKHRRLFVGEQVNKKMVGLRGFNNQLMQLKKICNHPFVFEAVEDQINPSRETNDEIWRVAGKFELLERVLPKLKATGHRVLIFFQMTQIMDIMEDFLRYSNLKYLRLDGHTKADERSEMLPLFNKPDSDYFCFILSTRAGGLGLNLQTADTVIIFDTDWNPHQDLQAQDRAHRIGQKNEVRILRLITENSVEEVILEKAHKKLDIDGKVIQAGKFDNKSTAEEQEALLRSLLEAEDARKRRREEGLDDEGEEMDDKELNDLLARSSDELVVFAKLDEERARSDLEKGITERLFDSSELPEIYRQDMGVEIEKEEAEKKKEYHGKRANRKIQTYSDSQSEAQWLKQFEVSDGEDGPSHYDEEGRDRYNEIGPNPHAEGSTNTDTEEGANDDNENEFNDIAMEVDSTIKSESDEKKRKLEINYEVSKKPKLDEEVVPEDTSVTARDNNVSADSLNKHPLTSTDVDRHALSDHEDTYSDQPDLLATKGKGRGRGRGRGRPRGRGRGRPRGRGTGRGGMSATSKRGLNFIRNPTSSSEPLAKREEISKLAETLYNYAFNYKNSDGRNLSDIFMVKPSKRLYPDYYMIIKYPMALENIKTHSETYAYNNTSEILEDFHLIFSNARIYNHEDSLVYKDSLELEKAIQEEYKKLTGDTAELDFSTFEEHYCSKPLSELATQEQKPDGKTKSMIAESQDKEETKAASPQDIPRNPEIKKANEKSNEDKPQDNLTTSDSLESTSDSKEETTGLLVKETTEG
- the TPHA0G00510 gene encoding uncharacterized protein (similar to Saccharomyces cerevisiae YOR289W; ancestral locus Anc_8.751), with translation MSSVGLDEGSPYVLFSMWTLYHYFRNPSEEYNAKQCKEIFNKICLNAYPNYRLLDHSVPKSLFITWKKKKKRSLPFSNDDDYALRGCIGTFAKLPLLEGIYKYTLIAALEDSRFPSIEEKELPRLKCTCNILHSFTTIYSNKSNHKNGNINDWIIGKHGIELKYRDPISKSIVSATFLPEVMKEQGWDKHTTFEYLIEKAGCLTNISTVLDNYEKYFVEVIRYEGMESSMDYHAFQKYLDHLESALE
- the ORA1 gene encoding oxidoreductase (similar to Saccharomyces cerevisiae YMR226C; ancestral locus Anc_8.752): MSQGRKAAERLSGKIVLITGASSGIGEATAIDYLEATNGDIKLILTARRFEVLKTLKGKIAKDYPKASVHIETLDVTRTETIEPFIANLPEEFKSIDILINNAGKALGSDAVGSIDTEDIRGMMDTNVIGLIAMTQAVLPIMKAKNSGDIVNLGSIAGLDAYPTGSIYCASKFAVRGFTHSLRKELINTKIRVFLIAPGLVETEFSVVRYKGDKNAADSVYNNLEPLSAEDISDLIVYSTSRRQNTVVADTLIFPTCQASASHIYRETI